The following are from one region of the Acidobacteriota bacterium genome:
- a CDS encoding M28 family peptidase produces the protein MARMRRVSPLLIALIATASLAGHAQEQPSAPIHGFASARVGAQHDLERRFDAQISTANLTAWLERMAARPHHAGSPHGKANAEFMAALLREWGYRVEIKQYDVLFPTPITRVVEMVAPTRFTARLSEPPVQGDAVSKLTSEALPTFNMYSSDGDVTGELVYVNYGVPADYEELARRGIDVKGKIVIARYGGSWRGIKPKVAAEHGAIGCLIYSDPRDDGYFQGDAYPKGGWRNEHSAQRGSVADMPVYPGDPLTPFVAATPSATRPEFTKAETLTKIPVLPISYGDALPLLKAIDGPVAPAAWRGGLPATYHIGPGPARVHMKLAFDWKLVPAYDVIATLDGAEFPDQWIVRGNHHDGWVAGASDPTSGMVAVLEEARAVAELVRSGWKPKRTLVFAAWDAEEPGLLGSTEWVEDHAAALSAKVVAYINSDSNARGFLSAGGSHSLERFVNEIARDVPDPRVKGSVGDRLLARTVIEGTPHASRIAREERRFEIGALGSGSDYTPFLQHLGIASLNIGFGGEGEYGQYHSVYDSVDHYKRFQDPDLAYAAALAKVGGRAVLRLSEADLLPFAFVRSAERIGTYVGELERLVETLKTETIEHNRRIDEGTFVLAANPSDTFVVPAKKDVVPDFDMKPLRDVVERLRVAARRFDAAVAPAAGGNAGALAPANAVLFTAERALTRQEGLPRRPWFRHQVYAPGYYTGYGVKTLPAVREALEQRAWDEARRQIPIVAGTLDRYAGEIERATLLLER, from the coding sequence ATGGCGCGCATGCGTCGCGTGTCGCCCCTGCTCATCGCCCTCATCGCCACAGCCTCCCTGGCCGGTCATGCCCAGGAGCAGCCGTCGGCGCCCATCCACGGCTTCGCCAGCGCGCGTGTCGGCGCGCAGCACGATCTCGAACGCCGCTTCGACGCGCAGATCTCCACGGCGAACCTGACGGCGTGGCTGGAGCGGATGGCGGCGCGACCGCATCACGCCGGATCCCCGCATGGCAAGGCGAACGCCGAGTTCATGGCGGCACTGCTGCGCGAGTGGGGCTATCGCGTCGAGATCAAGCAGTACGACGTCCTCTTCCCGACGCCCATCACGCGCGTGGTGGAGATGGTTGCGCCCACGCGCTTCACGGCGCGGCTTTCCGAGCCGCCCGTCCAGGGCGACGCGGTCTCGAAGCTGACGTCGGAGGCGCTCCCGACCTTCAACATGTACTCGTCCGACGGCGACGTCACGGGCGAACTCGTGTACGTCAACTACGGCGTGCCTGCCGACTACGAGGAGCTCGCGCGGCGCGGCATCGACGTGAAGGGGAAGATCGTCATCGCGCGTTACGGCGGATCGTGGCGCGGCATCAAGCCGAAGGTCGCCGCCGAGCACGGCGCCATCGGCTGCCTCATCTACTCCGATCCCCGGGACGATGGATACTTCCAGGGTGACGCGTATCCGAAGGGCGGCTGGCGCAACGAGCACTCGGCGCAGCGCGGATCGGTGGCCGACATGCCCGTGTATCCGGGCGATCCGCTGACGCCCTTCGTGGCAGCGACGCCATCGGCCACACGCCCAGAGTTCACCAAGGCGGAGACGCTGACGAAGATCCCCGTGCTCCCGATCTCGTACGGCGACGCGCTGCCGCTGTTGAAGGCGATCGATGGCCCCGTGGCGCCAGCCGCATGGCGCGGCGGCCTGCCGGCGACGTATCACATCGGTCCCGGTCCCGCGCGCGTCCACATGAAGCTCGCATTCGACTGGAAGCTCGTGCCGGCCTACGACGTGATTGCCACGCTCGACGGCGCGGAGTTCCCCGACCAGTGGATCGTGCGCGGCAATCATCACGACGGCTGGGTGGCGGGTGCCAGCGATCCCACGAGCGGCATGGTCGCCGTGCTCGAGGAGGCGCGCGCGGTCGCGGAACTGGTACGCAGTGGATGGAAGCCGAAGCGCACGCTGGTCTTCGCCGCATGGGACGCGGAGGAGCCCGGCCTGCTCGGATCGACGGAGTGGGTCGAGGACCACGCCGCCGCGCTCAGCGCGAAGGTCGTGGCGTACATCAACTCGGACAGCAACGCGCGCGGGTTCCTGAGCGCGGGCGGCTCGCACAGCCTCGAACGATTCGTCAACGAGATCGCACGCGACGTGCCCGATCCGCGCGTGAAGGGATCGGTGGGCGATCGCCTGCTCGCGCGGACCGTCATCGAAGGGACGCCTCACGCGAGCCGCATCGCGCGCGAGGAGCGACGGTTCGAGATCGGTGCGCTCGGGTCAGGATCCGATTACACGCCGTTCCTGCAGCACCTGGGCATCGCGTCGCTCAACATCGGGTTCGGCGGGGAAGGGGAGTACGGGCAGTACCACTCGGTGTACGACTCGGTGGATCACTACAAGCGCTTCCAGGACCCCGATCTCGCCTATGCCGCGGCGCTCGCGAAAGTGGGCGGTCGTGCCGTGCTCCGGCTTTCGGAGGCAGACCTGTTGCCGTTCGCGTTCGTGCGTTCGGCGGAGCGGATCGGCACGTACGTCGGTGAGCTCGAGAGGCTTGTGGAGACCCTGAAGACCGAGACCATCGAACACAACAGGCGCATCGACGAGGGGACGTTCGTGCTGGCGGCCAATCCGTCGGACACGTTCGTGGTGCCGGCGAAGAAGGACGTGGTGCCCGATTTCGACATGAAGCCGCTGCGTGACGTTGTCGAGCGCCTGCGCGTGGCTGCGCGCCGGTTCGATGCGGCCGTCGCACCCGCCGCCGGTGGCAACGCGGGTGCGCTCGCGCCCGCCAACGCCGTCCTCTTCACGGCCGAGCGCGCGCTCACGCGTCAGGAAGGTCTTCCGCGTCGGCCGTGGTTCAGGCACCAGGTGTACGCGCCGGGGTACTACACCGGCTACGGCGTGAAGACGCTGCCCGCCGTCCGCGAAGCCCTCGAACAGCGCGCCTGGGACGAGGCTCGCCGCCAGATCCCGATCGTGGCCGGTACCCTCGACCGCTACGCCGGCGAGATCGAACGCGCGACGCTCTTGCTGGAACGGTGA
- a CDS encoding FAD:protein FMN transferase — MQTRFEGVEPHMGTLVRITVYARDAEAARVAFRAGFDRIRELDAILSDYKSESELNRVTREAVGRPVAVGPDLFAVLRASHRLSVETDGAFDITQGAVVRVWRDARATGRVPESDALHAAARRSGYTYMHLDEARRTVSFDIAGVQLDVGAIGKGYAASEALAAIARAGVPSALVAVSGDIACGAPPPGQPGWRVRIHDDDLEGTDVPAVLRLSHMAVSTSGNAEQHLDIDGRRYSHVIDPRSRTGLLDDITVTVIAPHGMDADGLDTAIGVLGVDKGLDLIERHPAAAAFIVLRTPDRPTVRASTRLRTLVDSLP; from the coding sequence GTGCAGACGCGTTTCGAAGGCGTCGAGCCGCACATGGGGACGCTCGTGCGGATCACCGTGTACGCGCGCGATGCCGAGGCGGCGCGCGTGGCGTTCCGCGCGGGCTTCGATCGCATCAGGGAACTCGACGCCATCCTGTCGGACTACAAGTCGGAGAGTGAACTGAACCGTGTGACCCGCGAAGCCGTGGGACGGCCCGTCGCGGTTGGCCCCGATCTCTTCGCCGTGTTGCGCGCGTCGCACCGGCTCTCGGTGGAAACCGATGGCGCGTTCGACATCACGCAAGGTGCTGTCGTGCGCGTCTGGCGCGACGCGCGTGCGACGGGACGCGTGCCCGAGAGCGACGCGCTGCACGCGGCAGCTCGTCGCAGCGGGTACACGTACATGCATCTCGACGAGGCGCGGCGCACCGTGTCGTTCGACATCGCCGGCGTGCAACTTGACGTCGGCGCCATCGGCAAGGGCTACGCGGCGAGCGAAGCGCTCGCGGCCATCGCGCGCGCGGGCGTGCCGAGCGCGCTGGTCGCCGTGAGCGGAGACATCGCGTGCGGCGCGCCGCCGCCGGGCCAGCCTGGCTGGCGCGTGCGCATCCACGACGATGACCTCGAAGGCACTGACGTGCCGGCGGTCCTTCGCCTGAGTCACATGGCGGTCTCGACGTCGGGCAACGCCGAGCAGCACCTCGACATCGACGGCCGGCGATACTCCCACGTGATCGACCCGCGATCGCGAACCGGCCTGCTCGACGACATCACAGTGACGGTCATCGCGCCGCATGGCATGGATGCCGACGGCCTCGACACGGCCATCGGCGTGCTCGGAGTCGACAAGGGCCTCGACCTCATCGAACGTCACCCCGCCGCCGCCGCCTTCATCGTCCTCCGCACGCCGGACCGGCCCACGGTCCGCGCCTCGACCCGCCTTCGAACCCTGGTCGACAGCCTCCCCTGA
- a CDS encoding amidohydrolase family protein, with product MARMTTRRTFLSTSGLALAGMALPGVAPRLAAQGEPIIDIHQHVGYSGRPDHVLLAHQRAMGVTTTILLPAGRSVQRPSTHDGVANGLQAQALGNDACYEFARAHREAYLFGANEVPDVEGATQEIERQIARGAVLIAEQKFGVACDAPEMQAIYTLADTHRVPVLMHWQFGMYNHGFERFHTMLERFPRVTFIGHAQTWWANIDANHRDQTVLYPKGPVTPGGLTDRYLRDYPNMYGDLGAGSGLNALTRDEAFTRDFLTRHQDKLLYGSDCSDHVGSGPTCQGAQTIAAIRRLAASKAIERKLLYENAKRVLRL from the coding sequence ATGGCGCGCATGACGACTCGGCGGACGTTTCTCTCGACTTCCGGATTGGCGCTGGCTGGCATGGCCCTGCCGGGCGTGGCGCCGCGGCTGGCCGCGCAGGGAGAACCCATCATAGACATCCACCAGCACGTGGGCTACAGCGGCCGTCCGGACCATGTGCTGCTGGCGCACCAGCGCGCGATGGGTGTGACGACGACGATCCTGTTGCCGGCGGGCCGTTCCGTGCAGCGTCCATCGACGCATGACGGTGTAGCCAACGGTCTCCAGGCGCAGGCACTCGGCAACGACGCCTGCTACGAGTTCGCGCGGGCGCATCGCGAGGCGTACCTCTTCGGCGCCAACGAGGTTCCGGATGTCGAGGGCGCGACGCAGGAGATCGAGAGGCAGATCGCGCGAGGCGCCGTACTCATCGCCGAGCAGAAGTTCGGCGTGGCGTGCGACGCCCCGGAGATGCAGGCGATCTACACGCTTGCCGACACGCATCGCGTCCCCGTGCTGATGCACTGGCAGTTCGGGATGTACAACCACGGTTTCGAGCGCTTCCACACGATGCTGGAGCGCTTCCCGCGCGTGACGTTCATCGGTCACGCGCAGACGTGGTGGGCCAACATCGACGCGAACCACCGCGACCAGACGGTGTTGTATCCCAAGGGGCCCGTGACGCCCGGCGGACTGACGGACCGGTACCTGCGCGACTACCCGAACATGTACGGCGACCTGGGGGCGGGTTCCGGCCTGAATGCGCTGACGCGCGACGAGGCCTTCACGCGCGATTTCCTCACGCGGCATCAGGACAAGCTGTTGTACGGCAGCGACTGCAGCGACCACGTCGGCAGCGGGCCGACGTGCCAGGGCGCGCAGACCATCGCCGCGATCCGTCGTCTTGCCGCCAGCAAGGCCATCGAGCGGAAGCTGCTGTACGAGAACGCGAAGCGCGTCCTCCGCCTCTGA
- a CDS encoding c-type cytochrome: protein MRAIVSRIFLVTAIVGTIAMAPTWGQQTRAWPPGVAAVEPSSPARTPDEELATFHLAPGFRIELVASEPLVQDPVAIDWAPDGRLWVVEMPGFMPDIAATGEHAPVGRIVTLTDTDGDGRMDHRTVFADGLVLARSVKVLDDGVLVAEPPDLWLMRDTDSDGRMNTKTRVTNQFGRRDVDVENNANGFDWGLDNRMRTAGQSRVTLRWKAGTIVVEPSPVRGQWGVTHDDVGRTYRNTNESALHVDLIASEYFVRHPQLLRTRGSYERLAMPDNDLNTIWPARPTPGVNRGYQAGIRRADGTLARYTSVCTPLVYRGDRLPSDVYGSVFVADPAANLVSLIHLREDDVTLRASKPWPDAEFLASTDERFRPVQIVNAPDGALYVVDLYRGVIEHRLSLTAYLKSYIETQGLVEPRGLGRIWRIVHDDTPRDTSALPTRTPADLVALLSHPNGWRRDTAQRLLVERGLVETAPALGVLARDAADARTRLHALWTLDGLDAIEPSHVAVALTDASPHVRAAGLRIAERWLDAPSPDLRSRIETAIDDPDPRVRLQAAATLGALPDGDTKWDAMARALTRSGGDPMVTDAVLSGARGSEGALLARLLIQDADAATTMVAATLLRGGRDGEARTWLARIADATLPMARREALMSGAEIGILGAPVPGQLPPLPTAPGVTCPTCPGGRQSAGGAYAFEWPEAANAYTRPGPAAPPLRLTDAPRAFIALAEEDSRLGRQAAAVLTHVTWPGKPGDEDTPPPLTAQEQQRFDEGRTIYEALCQSCHQADGRGQAGRAASLVGSPIALAPSEIPVRVLMNGKEGVTGLMPPLGSAMTDAQVAAVLTYIRREWGHGATAVDAGIVARVRKATQSRTRPWTDAELAAIGR from the coding sequence ATGCGCGCCATTGTGTCCCGAATCTTCCTCGTCACGGCGATCGTCGGCACGATCGCCATGGCTCCCACGTGGGGTCAGCAGACGCGTGCATGGCCTCCTGGCGTCGCGGCCGTGGAGCCGTCATCTCCCGCGCGCACGCCCGATGAGGAGTTGGCTACCTTCCATCTGGCGCCAGGTTTCCGCATCGAACTCGTGGCGAGCGAACCCCTCGTGCAGGACCCCGTGGCGATCGACTGGGCACCAGACGGTCGGCTGTGGGTAGTCGAGATGCCCGGCTTCATGCCAGACATCGCCGCCACAGGCGAGCACGCACCTGTCGGACGTATCGTCACGTTGACCGACACCGACGGCGACGGCCGGATGGACCACCGCACGGTGTTCGCCGACGGACTCGTGCTCGCACGCAGCGTCAAGGTGCTGGACGATGGCGTGCTGGTGGCCGAGCCTCCCGACCTCTGGCTGATGCGCGACACCGACAGCGACGGCCGCATGAACACGAAGACGCGCGTCACCAACCAGTTCGGCAGACGTGACGTGGACGTCGAGAACAACGCGAACGGATTCGACTGGGGCCTCGACAACCGCATGCGCACCGCGGGGCAATCGCGCGTCACTCTGCGGTGGAAGGCTGGCACGATCGTCGTCGAGCCCTCGCCCGTGCGCGGACAGTGGGGCGTCACACATGACGATGTGGGGCGGACGTATCGCAACACGAACGAATCCGCGCTGCACGTGGATCTGATCGCGAGCGAGTACTTCGTGCGCCACCCGCAATTGCTGCGCACTCGCGGCAGCTACGAGCGGCTGGCGATGCCCGACAACGACCTCAACACCATCTGGCCCGCGCGTCCCACGCCTGGCGTCAATCGCGGCTACCAGGCGGGCATCCGTCGCGCCGACGGCACGCTCGCGCGCTACACGTCGGTGTGTACGCCGCTGGTGTATCGCGGGGATCGCCTGCCGTCAGACGTGTACGGAAGCGTGTTCGTGGCAGACCCTGCCGCGAACCTCGTGAGCCTCATCCACCTGCGCGAAGACGATGTGACGCTGCGCGCGTCCAAGCCGTGGCCGGATGCCGAGTTTCTCGCGTCGACCGACGAGCGCTTCCGTCCCGTGCAGATCGTCAACGCGCCCGACGGAGCCTTGTACGTCGTGGATCTCTATCGCGGCGTCATCGAGCACCGGCTGTCGTTGACGGCGTATCTCAAGTCGTACATCGAGACGCAGGGGCTCGTCGAGCCGCGCGGGCTCGGACGCATCTGGCGGATCGTGCACGACGACACGCCGCGAGACACGAGTGCCCTGCCCACGCGCACGCCGGCGGACCTTGTCGCCCTGCTCTCGCATCCGAACGGCTGGCGTCGCGACACCGCGCAACGGCTGCTCGTGGAGCGCGGGCTCGTGGAGACTGCGCCTGCGCTCGGCGTGCTCGCCCGCGATGCGGCCGACGCACGCACGCGACTTCACGCGCTCTGGACGCTCGACGGCCTCGACGCGATCGAACCGTCGCACGTGGCTGTCGCACTGACCGATGCGTCACCTCACGTGCGTGCCGCTGGTCTGCGGATCGCGGAACGCTGGCTCGACGCTCCATCGCCGGATCTGCGATCCCGCATCGAAACCGCGATCGACGATCCGGATCCGCGAGTACGTCTGCAGGCCGCCGCCACGCTCGGCGCTCTGCCTGACGGTGACACCAAGTGGGACGCGATGGCGCGCGCCCTCACCCGATCCGGCGGCGATCCGATGGTGACCGATGCCGTGCTTTCCGGCGCACGCGGTTCCGAGGGCGCGCTCCTCGCGCGACTGCTCATACAGGACGCCGACGCCGCGACGACGATGGTGGCGGCCACGTTGTTGCGCGGAGGACGTGACGGTGAAGCGCGGACGTGGCTCGCGCGCATCGCCGACGCCACGCTGCCGATGGCGCGACGCGAGGCTCTGATGTCCGGCGCGGAGATCGGCATTCTCGGCGCGCCGGTCCCCGGTCAGTTGCCGCCGCTGCCCACGGCGCCCGGCGTGACGTGCCCGACGTGCCCCGGCGGCCGTCAGAGTGCGGGTGGCGCGTACGCATTCGAGTGGCCCGAGGCGGCCAACGCGTACACGCGTCCAGGTCCGGCGGCGCCACCCTTGCGACTCACCGACGCACCGCGCGCGTTCATCGCGCTCGCTGAAGAGGATTCGCGCCTGGGTCGGCAGGCGGCTGCGGTACTGACGCACGTCACGTGGCCAGGCAAGCCCGGTGACGAGGACACGCCTCCGCCGCTGACCGCACAGGAGCAGCAACGCTTCGATGAGGGACGCACGATCTACGAGGCGCTGTGCCAGTCGTGCCACCAGGCCGACGGTCGCGGCCAGGCGGGTCGGGCCGCGAGTCTCGTCGGTTCGCCCATCGCGCTGGCGCCATCGGAGATTCCCGTGCGCGTGCTGATGAACGGTAAGGAAGGAGTGACTGGTCTGATGCCGCCGCTCGGATCGGCCATGACCGACGCGCAGGTCGCGGCGGTCCTCACCTACATCAGGCGTGAGTGGGGACACGGCGCGACGGCCGTCGACGCCGGCATCGTCGCCCGCGTGCGCAAGGCCACGCAGTCGCGCACACGTCCCTGGACCGACGCGGAACTGGCCGCCATCGGCCGTTAG
- a CDS encoding 2-hydroxyacid dehydrogenase, giving the protein MDIAFFDTHTYDCDAFERANASRSHTLHFIESRLSKTTAPLAVGAPVVCPFVNDRVDADTLRVLHAGGTRLIALRSAGYNHVDLDAAAALDLPVVRVPEYSPYAVAEHAMALVLALNRKIHRAYNRVREANFSLEGLVGFDLRGKTFGIVGTGKIGRALARIAHGFGCRVVAADAYPDTTLAAELGVIYMDASQLYTEADVISLHVPLTPDTHHMVDAAAIALMKRGVMLINTSRGALVDTPALISALKSGAVGAAGLDVYEEEGPLFFRDLSMLPLQDDVLARLLTFPNVLVTSHQGFLTREALDNIADTTLTSIDAFARGEALVHRVTA; this is encoded by the coding sequence ATGGACATCGCATTTTTCGACACGCATACATACGACTGTGACGCCTTCGAGCGCGCCAACGCCTCTCGATCGCACACGCTGCACTTCATCGAATCGCGCCTTTCGAAGACGACGGCGCCACTGGCCGTCGGCGCGCCCGTCGTGTGCCCGTTCGTGAACGACCGCGTCGACGCAGACACGCTGCGCGTGCTGCACGCGGGAGGGACGCGGCTCATCGCGCTGCGATCGGCCGGCTACAACCATGTCGACCTCGACGCGGCCGCCGCGCTCGATCTGCCCGTGGTGCGCGTGCCCGAATACTCGCCGTACGCCGTCGCGGAACACGCGATGGCGCTCGTGCTGGCACTGAATCGGAAAATTCACAGGGCCTACAACCGCGTGCGCGAGGCCAACTTCTCCCTCGAAGGCCTCGTCGGGTTCGATCTCCGCGGCAAGACGTTCGGCATCGTCGGGACCGGCAAGATCGGGCGCGCGCTGGCGCGCATCGCCCACGGGTTCGGGTGTCGTGTGGTTGCGGCCGATGCGTACCCTGACACGACGCTTGCGGCCGAGCTCGGCGTGATCTACATGGATGCGTCGCAGCTCTACACCGAGGCCGACGTCATCTCGCTCCACGTGCCGCTGACGCCAGACACGCATCACATGGTCGACGCGGCAGCCATCGCGCTGATGAAGCGCGGCGTGATGCTGATCAACACGAGCCGCGGCGCGCTCGTCGACACGCCGGCCCTGATCTCCGCGCTCAAGTCGGGCGCTGTCGGGGCCGCCGGTCTCGACGTCTACGAAGAAGAAGGGCCCCTTTTCTTCCGCGACCTCTCGATGCTCCCGCTGCAGGATGACGTGCTCGCGCGGCTGCTGACGTTCCCGAACGTCCTCGTGACATCGCACCAGGGCTTCCTGACACGGGAGGCCCTCGACAACATCGCCGACACCACCCTGACCAGCATCGACGCCTTTGCCCGCGGCGAGGCGCTGGTGCACCGCGTCACGGCGTGA
- a CDS encoding glycoside hydrolase family 3 C-terminal domain-containing protein: MTIRASQCAAGLLVATMIGGGCQTRQTAATQPTLGARTVQLLTVDGLQFKDLNKNGRLDPYEDWRQPIDARVADLVGQMTLEEKAGMMVGPTLLMGPNGSVNEESRPMPNPFGGPSWTLPGTSEALLKLHIRQFINRVNTSPKTMATWLNGVQAIAEGSRLGIPAFFVTNPRNHLGSGAVVVGIEEAGGSFSQWPGTLGLAATRDAALVEAFSRVSAEEHIAVGIRGAYHPQLDLATEPRWARISGTFGEDADLTSAMAVAMVHGFQGDALGPASVALIFKHFPGGGPASGGQDSHFTYGKYDVYPGGNFDYHVRPFKAAIDAGAVAMMPYYSIPKDITQDQVGMAFNKEIVTDLLRNRLGFTGVVNSDSGITTSMVWGVEDLTVEQRFRKAIEAGTDLFSNDATPEYVVNLVRKGEVSETRIDESVSRLLRVRFALGIFENPYADPDLAEQTIRKAAFQAQALAAQRKSAVLLHNDKSLLPLKPGSKVYAEGLNADLLQSRGFIVVSSPGDADVAVLRVTAAAPSRGGAGAAPAGAPGGNARGAGLGGLNTDGAPIDLTLPAERIASVHRIAQAVPTVVAMYFDRPYVVPELAKDSGALVAHFGISDEALIDVLSGAHPPTGKLPFELPSSMDAVRAQKEDVPHDSVAPLYEFGHGLTFASGSPLR; encoded by the coding sequence ATGACGATACGTGCCTCGCAATGCGCCGCCGGCCTGCTGGTGGCGACGATGATCGGCGGCGGATGTCAGACCCGCCAGACGGCCGCCACGCAACCAACGCTCGGCGCGCGAACCGTGCAACTGCTGACGGTGGACGGCCTGCAGTTCAAGGACCTGAACAAGAACGGCCGCCTCGATCCCTACGAAGACTGGCGGCAGCCGATCGACGCGCGCGTTGCCGACCTCGTCGGCCAGATGACCCTCGAAGAGAAGGCCGGCATGATGGTCGGCCCCACGCTACTGATGGGCCCCAACGGAAGCGTCAACGAGGAGTCGCGGCCGATGCCCAACCCCTTCGGCGGCCCCTCGTGGACGCTGCCGGGCACGTCCGAAGCGCTGCTGAAGCTGCACATCCGGCAGTTCATCAATCGCGTCAACACCTCGCCGAAGACGATGGCGACGTGGCTGAACGGGGTGCAGGCGATCGCTGAAGGATCGCGGCTCGGCATCCCGGCGTTCTTCGTCACCAATCCGCGCAACCACCTGGGTTCGGGCGCCGTCGTGGTCGGCATCGAGGAAGCGGGCGGCAGTTTCTCGCAGTGGCCTGGCACGCTCGGACTCGCCGCCACGCGCGACGCCGCGCTCGTCGAGGCGTTCTCGCGCGTGTCTGCCGAGGAGCACATCGCTGTCGGCATCCGCGGCGCGTATCACCCGCAGCTCGATCTGGCGACCGAACCGCGCTGGGCGCGCATCTCCGGCACGTTCGGCGAGGACGCGGATCTCACGAGCGCCATGGCGGTGGCCATGGTCCACGGCTTCCAGGGAGACGCGCTGGGACCGGCAAGCGTCGCGCTGATCTTCAAACACTTCCCCGGCGGCGGTCCCGCCAGCGGCGGCCAGGACTCGCACTTCACCTACGGCAAGTACGACGTCTATCCGGGCGGGAACTTCGACTACCACGTCCGTCCGTTCAAGGCCGCGATCGACGCGGGCGCCGTCGCGATGATGCCGTACTACTCGATCCCGAAGGACATCACGCAGGACCAGGTCGGCATGGCCTTCAACAAGGAGATCGTCACCGACCTGCTGCGCAATCGCCTCGGCTTCACGGGCGTGGTGAACTCCGATTCCGGCATCACCACGTCGATGGTCTGGGGCGTCGAGGACCTCACCGTCGAGCAGCGCTTCCGCAAGGCCATCGAGGCAGGCACCGACCTGTTCAGCAACGACGCGACGCCAGAGTACGTGGTGAACCTCGTACGTAAGGGGGAGGTGAGCGAGACGCGCATCGACGAGTCTGTGTCTCGGCTGCTGCGCGTCAGGTTCGCGCTCGGCATCTTCGAGAACCCGTATGCGGATCCCGATCTGGCGGAGCAGACCATCCGCAAGGCCGCGTTCCAGGCGCAGGCGCTGGCCGCGCAGCGCAAGTCGGCGGTGCTGCTCCACAACGACAAGAGCCTGCTGCCGCTGAAGCCGGGCAGCAAGGTCTACGCCGAAGGGCTGAACGCCGATCTGCTCCAGTCCCGCGGCTTCATCGTCGTGTCGTCGCCTGGCGATGCCGACGTCGCGGTGCTGCGCGTGACGGCTGCCGCACCGTCACGTGGTGGCGCTGGTGCGGCGCCGGCTGGTGCCCCGGGAGGCAACGCGCGCGGGGCCGGGCTCGGTGGCCTGAACACCGATGGCGCGCCGATCGATCTCACGCTGCCTGCCGAGCGCATCGCATCGGTTCACCGCATCGCCCAGGCGGTGCCAACCGTCGTGGCCATGTATTTCGATCGTCCGTACGTGGTGCCTGAACTTGCGAAAGACAGCGGTGCGCTCGTGGCGCACTTCGGCATCAGCGACGAGGCGTTGATCGACGTGCTCAGTGGCGCGCATCCACCGACGGGCAAGCTGCCGTTCGAGCTGCCCTCGTCCATGGACGCCGTGCGCGCGCAGAAGGAAGACGTCCCGCACGATTCGGTCGCGCCGCTGTACGAGTTCGGACACGGGC